From the Fimbriimonadaceae bacterium genome, the window TCGTTGATGCTACTGGCGTTGCCCGCCGTGGTCACCCCGTCCTTGCCGAAGGCCGGGCGTAGGCCCGCCAGCTTGGCCGGGTCGCCTTTGGACGGCCCCTCGTCCTCACTGACGACGACCGGGTCGCCCCGGCGCTGCGGGACTTCGACGGCGACGATCTCGTCAGCGAACCGTCCCGCCGCCTGCGCCTCGCGGGCCCGGACCGTGCTCTGGGCGGCAAACCGGTCGAGTTCTTCGCGGGTGAATCCCTTTTCGCTGGCGCACAGGTCGCCACACGAACCCATGTGCATGTTGTTGTAGGGGTCCCAAAGGCCGTCGTGGACCATGGAGTCCACGACCTTGCCGTCACCCATCCGGTAGCCCGTCCGGGCCTGAGGGAGCAGGTAGGGGGCGTTGGACATCGACTCCATGCCGCCGGCGACGACGATGTCGGCGTCCCCGCACTGGATTGTTTGGGCGGCCATCATCACGGTCTTCATCCCACTCCCGCACACCTTGTTGACGGTCGTGCAGGGCACGCTGTCGGGGACGCCGGCCCCCTTGCTGGCTTGCCGGGCCGGGGCCTGGCCGATACCGGCGCCGAGGACGTTGCCCATCAAGACTTCGTCGACCAGCTCGGGGGCGACGCCCGCCGACTGCAGGGCGGCGCGGATGGCGTACGAACCCAACTGAGGGGCGGTGAGGGAGGCAAGCGCGCCCTGGAACGCTCCGATCGGTGTCCTTTGTCCGGAGAGGACGAAGACTTCTCGCATCGGTCGAGGTTACCCGTCGGCAGGTTCGGCGGCCCGACGCCGGAAGGCCCTGCCGAAGTAGGCGGTCTCCGGCATTTTCATGAGCTTGGACAGCAAATAGTAGATCCACGCGGCGACGACGAAGACGACGGCGAAGCATCCGAAGAGACCGGCCTTGTTGGCCAGCAGGGCGGTGTGGGAGAGCCCCTGGAACGCGAGGAACGCGAACCCGGCGAAGCCCAGGCAGGCGACCAAGGTCTGGCCGACGCCCGTGGCCAGTAGGCGCAGGTCAAGAGGGCCGGCCGATTTGTTGATCGCCAAGGTCATGACAAAGGCCATGCCGAGGGCCGCGACCGACCCGGCGAGGGCGAGGCTGGAATAGGGAAGCCGGGCGGCCTGAAAGGCCAGGCACAAGGCGACGAAAACGACGGTCGTCACCGTGCCGATGACGATCGGCTTGACCGTCTGCTGGATCGAGAAGAACGCCCGCATGAGCACCGGATGGAGGCACCAGGCGGGGACGCCGATAGCAAAAAGCTGGAGGATCGGCACCATGCGGGCCGTGTCGGCGGGGGAGAACTTGCCGTGCTCCAGCAGGACGCGGATGATCGGCTCGGGAGCGGCGAGCATGAACGCGGCGACCGGCGCGGAAAGATAGAAGACCAACCGCAGCGTGCGCGTGAGCTGGTCGCGGTAGGCCTGCATCCGGTCTTGGGCGAAGAACTGGCTGAGGGCAGGGAAGGCGGCGATGGCGAGAGACTGGCCGAACATGCCCAGGGGGGCCTGCATGATCTGGTTCCCCGACGTGTAGGCGGCCACGACGCCTTCGGAGTCGTAGTTGTTGGCAAACTTGCTGAGGATCAGGAAAAAGACGCCGGGCAGCGAAAGCCCGAGCACAACCGGGAGCATCAAGCGGAAGACCTTCTGGACGTTTTCGTCCTTGAACCCGAATCGCCAGCGGAACCGTGAGCCCAGCTTGCGCATGACCATCCACGGGACCACGATGTTGCCGAGAAAAGCGCCGCCCAGTGCACCCCAACTCATCCCCGAGACGGCCGGCGTCGTGAACATGGCCAAGACCCCGGCACCAAGGATGATGCCTAAATTGTAAATGTTAGGGCCCAATCCTGGTACAGAAAAGATTTGCCGGGCATAGAGGGTCCCCATCATCAGTCCGCCGATGAAGAAGGCGTACTGGGCGGGGAGGACGATCCTGCTCATGTACACCGTCTCCGCCAAGAACGGCGTGTTGGGGGCGTACCAGCGGAAAAACGGCTCGGCGAGGAACCATCCGGCGAGGATGAAGACGGCGACCACGACGGTCATGATCGAGACGACGGCGCTGTAGACGTCCCATGCTTCGTCGTCCCGGCCCGTCGTGATCAGTTGGGTGAAGACCGGGATGAAGGCCGACGACAGCGCGCCTCCGGCGACCAGATAGAAGAGGAGGTCGGGGATGCGGAAGGAGTTGGAGTAGGCGTCGAGGACACCGGACGACTGTCCGAACCGGGCGTTGATGACGGCCTCACGGACGATGCCGAGCACCCGGCTGAGGAACAGGCTCGCCATCATGATCCACCCTGCGCGGGCGACATTGGGCGTGGCGGCCTGGGCCATGTCCCGCTATTGTGGCCCGGACATGATCAGGCCCCGTCGGCCAAAAGGGGCGCGACGGGGCCTGTTACCCAACGGGACGGGGCCTTAGAGGTGCTTCTCGAAGAACGCTTTGATGTCGGCCTTGCTACCGGCACCCACCATCCGGTCGACCTCTTGGCCGCCCTTGAAGACGACCAAGGCGGGGATGCTCATGATCGCGTACTTCTCGCCCAGCTCGCGCTCTTCGTCGACGTCGACCTTGACGACCTTGCCCCGGCCGGCGGTCTCCTCGGCGATCTCGGCGACAAAGGGCGCGATGCCCACGCACGGGCGGCACCAGGTCGCCCAGAAATCGACGAGGACGGGAACTTCAGAGTTGATGACTTCTTTCTCGAAGTCGGTGGTTTTGACGGCGAGGTTGGCTGCCATGGTCGTGTCTCTTCCTACGTATCGACGGGAAGGTTCGTACCGCCGGGTATACCCGTGACGGGTCCTTTTGTGGGCCGATGGCCTGTAACCGTCCGGGGTCTGGCCGTCGTCTGAATCAACAGAGTTAGCGAAGGACCTTCGCGAGGGAATCACTTTGAAGAAATCGTTGGTTGTGACAGCCTTGGCAGCTGCGGTGGTGGGTACGGTCACCCTCGCAGTCGCCCAAGACTCCAAGAACTCGCCGCAGCCTCACTCCGGGCCGGCCGAGACGGGCCTGTTGGGAATCTCCCTGTATGACCCGGGCCTCAAGGTCATCAAGAAGTTCGGCTCACCTGACCAGATCATCGGCTTGGCCACTTCGGGCCAGGCGGTCGGTGGCGCGCCGAGTGGCGGCGGAGCCCCGGGGCGAGGCGGCCCGGGAGCCGCTGGCGGCGGTGCCCCGTTCAAGGGTGGTGCGGGTGGACGAGGCGGTGCGCCGGCGTCTGTCGAAGCCGACTACGACCGTCCCGGACCTCTGGGTGCGTCGGTGATCGGGGACCCGTTCGGTGACGCGGACACCTTTTTGCAGGGCCGCCCGCCCGGAATGCCGGGCGTCCCCGCCGGGTTCGGCCCCCCGCCAGGCGCGGGCCAGGGCGGACCGACCAGCGGTGGGCCGCCGAACGGCCAGTTCGGTGCCCCTCCGGGAGCCAACAAGGGCCGTGGTGGCGCGGCGGGCGGCGGAGCCCCGAGCCTCGGTGGCGGCGCCAGCAGTGGCGGCGCAGGCACCAGGGTCTTCTTCACCCGTTGGGTCTATAAGCGCGACAACAGCCGCTATGCGTTTGTGCTCGACAAGTTCAACCGCGTCGTGCAGATCGAAGCGATCGCCCTTTCAAACCCCAAGGTCAAGACCAAGCGGGGACTGGGCTTTGGCTCGACGTTCGCCCAGTTGATCCAAAAGCACAACGCGCCGGACGGGTATGAGATCAGCGGCGACAGCCTCGTCGTCCGCTACCTCGTGCGCGACCACGTCGCGTTCCGCTTGTCGCGCATCACGCCGAACAAGCCGCAGCGGGTGACGGGCATCGTCGTCGCCGCCGGCAAGGCTTGATCGCAGACCGTGGCCGACGATCTCTCTGAGATCCGAAGGCGGATCGACATTGTCGACCTCGTCGGCCAGCGTGTCACCCTCAAGAAGGCGGGAAAAAACTGGAAGGGTCTCTGTCCGTTTCACAACGACAGAAACCCTTCCTTTAATGTTTCTCAGGAGCTCGGAAGGTACAACTGCTGGTCCTGCGGGGCCAAGGGCGACATCTTCAACTGGGTCATGGAGACCCAACAGGTTGATTTCGCCGAGGCGCTCCGCATCCTTGCCAAGCAGGCGGGAGTCACCCTTTCGGGGCGCGGCGCACCCAAGGACAAGAGCCGTGACGACCGGCTCGACGCGGCCATGGTCGACGCCCAGACCTTTTTTGTCAAGCAACTCCATGGCTCGGCCGAGGCACGTGCCTATGCCCAGGGACGGGGCCTCGCCGCTGAAGTGTTGGCCCACTGGGAGGTGGGCTATGGCCCTGCCGACGGCGACCTGCTCGCCCGCCAGTTGCAAAAGCAGGGTCACCAACTCGCCGAATGCCGTGAGTTGTTCCTCGTCGACAAGGACGCGGGAGGCGGCTACTTCGACCGGTTCCGGGGCCGGCTCATGTTCCCCATCCGCGACGACCGGGGCCGGCTCGTCGCCTTTGGCGGCCGGACTTTGGGGGCAGGCGACCCCAAGTACATCAACAGCAGCGACACCCCGCTCTACAGCAAAAGCCGCGTCCTCTATGGCCTCGACAAGGCCAAGCACGCGATGGCGAAATCGCGGGTGGGGGTCTTGGTCGAGGGGTACCTGGACGTCATCGCCTGCCACCGTGCGGGGGTGACCGAGGCCGTCGCCAGTCTGGGGACGGCCCTGGCCGACGACCATGTCAAGTTCTTGAAGCGGTGGTGCGACCGGGTCGTCGTCCTCTATGACAGTGACGCGCCGGGGCAAAAA encodes:
- a CDS encoding acetyl-CoA C-acyltransferase, with translation MREVFVLSGQRTPIGAFQGALASLTAPQLGSYAIRAALQSAGVAPELVDEVLMGNVLGAGIGQAPARQASKGAGVPDSVPCTTVNKVCGSGMKTVMMAAQTIQCGDADIVVAGGMESMSNAPYLLPQARTGYRMGDGKVVDSMVHDGLWDPYNNMHMGSCGDLCASEKGFTREELDRFAAQSTVRAREAQAAGRFADEIVAVEVPQRRGDPVVVSEDEGPSKGDPAKLAGLRPAFGKDGVTTAGNASSINDGAAALVLASGEAVQQHGLKPIGRIVAYAQHAQAPEWFTTAPAEAIKKVLAKTGKTTEDVSLFEVNEAFAVVAMVVAREVGIPESKLNVNGGAVSLGHPIGMTGARLVLTLLHELRRRGGGLGVASPCIGGGEATAVMVEALSL
- the murJ gene encoding murein biosynthesis integral membrane protein MurJ, coding for MAQAATPNVARAGWIMMASLFLSRVLGIVREAVINARFGQSSGVLDAYSNSFRIPDLLFYLVAGGALSSAFIPVFTQLITTGRDDEAWDVYSAVVSIMTVVVAVFILAGWFLAEPFFRWYAPNTPFLAETVYMSRIVLPAQYAFFIGGLMMGTLYARQIFSVPGLGPNIYNLGIILGAGVLAMFTTPAVSGMSWGALGGAFLGNIVVPWMVMRKLGSRFRWRFGFKDENVQKVFRLMLPVVLGLSLPGVFFLILSKFANNYDSEGVVAAYTSGNQIMQAPLGMFGQSLAIAAFPALSQFFAQDRMQAYRDQLTRTLRLVFYLSAPVAAFMLAAPEPIIRVLLEHGKFSPADTARMVPILQLFAIGVPAWCLHPVLMRAFFSIQQTVKPIVIGTVTTVVFVALCLAFQAARLPYSSLALAGSVAALGMAFVMTLAINKSAGPLDLRLLATGVGQTLVACLGFAGFAFLAFQGLSHTALLANKAGLFGCFAVVFVVAAWIYYLLSKLMKMPETAYFGRAFRRRAAEPADG
- the trxA gene encoding thioredoxin, which translates into the protein MAANLAVKTTDFEKEVINSEVPVLVDFWATWCRPCVGIAPFVAEIAEETAGRGKVVKVDVDEERELGEKYAIMSIPALVVFKGGQEVDRMVGAGSKADIKAFFEKHL
- the dnaG gene encoding DNA primase, which produces MADDLSEIRRRIDIVDLVGQRVTLKKAGKNWKGLCPFHNDRNPSFNVSQELGRYNCWSCGAKGDIFNWVMETQQVDFAEALRILAKQAGVTLSGRGAPKDKSRDDRLDAAMVDAQTFFVKQLHGSAEARAYAQGRGLAAEVLAHWEVGYGPADGDLLARQLQKQGHQLAECRELFLVDKDAGGGYFDRFRGRLMFPIRDDRGRLVAFGGRTLGAGDPKYINSSDTPLYSKSRVLYGLDKAKHAMAKSRVGVLVEGYLDVIACHRAGVTEAVASLGTALADDHVKFLKRWCDRVVVLYDSDAPGQKAAERAADLLQAAGLGVRVAMMPQGEDPDTLLKTQGPAAVEKAVESAMPAVEFRLWLVRQRFNVHEDDFWTAAYAALATATDELEIERYAHELGGSYPGTKDRLAAKQAIKRQVSRLRRPVGQETGRRRATGPRAPGTGLSGPEQAVFLGLLGPTTKSEAWHALAEPDLFVTGAAEAAAQALLAAFPSGPPEGPAVDWVPSLPDGPALELMSQIYMGESAPLTGAVLEDALASLRSKREARAARELLDRTGEPDDQALRDFFERMRKLKDVQEHPEA